Within Thermoplasmataceae archaeon, the genomic segment GATTGATCTGCCCATACATTCCAAGGCGGGCCTATTGCCCTGTTTACCACGCTTGTTACCAGGGGGACCCGCATACCTGCAGTCCAGTGCAGCATCTCATGCATATAAAGTAGACCGTGTGAACTCGTAGCTGTGTAAGATCTGGATCCGGCAAGTGCAGCAGTGTACACAGCTGCCATGGCGCTGTGCTCGCTTTCAACTTCCACGTACCTTGACTTAAGCTCGCCCTTGGAGACCATTTCAGCGAGTTTTTCAACAATTGTGGTCTGCGGAGTTATGGGATATGCAGATATAAACCTAACATTTGAGAGTTTAACACCAATTGCTGCCGCCTCGTTACCAGTGACGAGTAGCCTCTGTTCTGTAACAGATTTCAAAGTGTCACACCCCCGGTAAGTGTCATGTCTATGCACTTCTCTGGGCACTCGTATGCACAGATGCCACATCCCTTGCAGAAGTCAAGGTTGATCACAGGCACTTCCATCTTCGAGATCCTGAAATTGGGACTGGCAAGTTCACCTGTTTTTGAAATTTCAATGGCATCATCTGGACAGAATTTCCAGCATATCATGCACCTAATGCATTTGGAATAGTCGACAACAGGTGTCTGAACCCTCCATGAGTCCGTCTTGTGGTTTCTTGAAGGCGTCTCGGCTATGGGCATCAAGACCATTCAGATCGCCACCTGTGTCGAACTGTAAGCATCTTCCACAGCGGATGCATTCTTCTCTCTATCTCCTGGAGAAGCCTCTCTAATTGCCCCAAGTACACTGTCCAATGAAACTGCACCTGTGGCCCTGGCAAAGGCTCCGAGAATGGCCGTGTTCACTATTGGGTTCGCCCTGCTACCCAGGCCATACTTGATCGCGATCCCAGTGGCGTTAACTGTTGCCACCTTATATGGAAGATCAAAATCCTTTGGAGGATTGGGTGAGTTTATTACGACCGTTCCGCCGTCTTTGATACCGGAGATCACGTTCGTTGTGTTCATTATGGTGGTATCAAGCACCACCACGACATCAGGATCGTATATCTGTGTCTTGATGCGTATCTCGTCATCGTCTATTCTTGTGAACGATGTTACTGGGGCACCTCTCCTCTCAGTTCCAAAAAACGGGAAAGATATGACGTACTTACCCTCTCTGAAGGCTGCTAGGGCAAGAATCCGCGAGGCTGTAACAGCTCCCTGACCACCTCTGCCATGAAAACGAATC encodes:
- a CDS encoding 4Fe-4S binding protein, which produces MVLMPIAETPSRNHKTDSWRVQTPVVDYSKCIRCMICWKFCPDDAIEISKTGELASPNFRISKMEVPVINLDFCKGCGICAYECPEKCIDMTLTGGVTL
- a CDS encoding 2-oxoacid:acceptor oxidoreductase family protein, whose amino-acid sequence is MLEIRFHGRGGQGAVTASRILALAAFREGKYVISFPFFGTERRGAPVTSFTRIDDDEIRIKTQIYDPDVVVVLDTTIMNTTNVISGIKDGGTVVINSPNPPKDFDLPYKVATVNATGIAIKYGLGSRANPIVNTAILGAFARATGAVSLDSVLGAIREASPGDREKNASAVEDAYSSTQVAI